TTTTAACATCGAATTTTGCAGTATTAGCCAATTTCGAAATATACTGATTAATATTGATTGACTGCATATTTATTATTGTAAAACTCTGCTTGTTTTTGTTTCCGGTCTTTGGATCGTGTCGCAGAAAATCGGTAATTTTGTTTTGGCCTTGAATTACCATACTGGTATCATCATTTTCACAAATCAATACCATAGAACGATAGTATTTTGAAGCCAATTTCAGATTTTCACTAGTGTCTTCGGTGTTACCATTATGATGTACTATTTCATTAAGAGACCTAAGGATTTTACAAATTTTGCAAGCATAGTATATAGCCGCTGCAGCCATGGATGCCGAAGATTTTCCCTTGGTATCGTTCCTATTCTCGTAATTTCTGTAAATTAATGCTGCTGTTTCACATACAACTTTAGGAAATGACATGAGCGAACAAATTTCGTTAATTTTTGATAACACGTTTGAAAGTCTCCTATCTTTCGAATTTGAGATTCTTATGATATTGTTCCATTTCCTTAGATTGACAACTGACTTTCTGATATCATCATTGAAATGTCGACCAGAATAGTCTTTGCACTGATTATCAATCTCGGTATGAAGACCATAATCATGATACGCAATACTGTTTACACCACTAGCCCTCAAGGTATTTGATTTTTGTCCGGGGTCGCTAACATAGGCATCCGGACCTTGATATACCAAATTTTCTTCAACCACATAACCACATATACTACATACAAATTCCCCTTTTACTGCATCCTGCACCAGGTTTGCATGACATTCAGGGCATTCATTCACAAGATCTACATCATTCGAAACCATTTGCTTCACCTATTTTTTATTGTTCTTAATTTTCTTTTTATTTTTGGATTTTGAAAAAAAGTCTTTTTTTCCCATAACGGTAAAATATACTTTCAAACCTGCCATCTTATTCTTGGCTTGAACAAAGGGGATTATAGATGCATAGGGAGAGTTCACTGAACCAATTAATTCAGCGATCTTGCCTATCCTCTTCTCCTTATTGTCTAAAACCATCAACCCCGATTTCACCTGTGAACCGTTATTCTCGACTCTTACTATCAAGCGTCCGCTTTTCGAAAAATGAAGTATTTCTCCCAGCAATTCCATAGTCAAAATTCGATAATCACTATTACTTACATATTCTTCTGTCAATTAAAGCTATCAAATCTATCAATTATTATTATTGAATCATACATGCAGGTCATGACGGGATTTGAACCCGCGACCTAAGGTTTACAAAACCTTCGCTCTGCCAGGCTGAGCTACATGACCATGATTTTAATATCAATTAAATTCTGTAATTAAAAGCTTTTGTATATATAGTGACCTCCTTTTTTGATAAATATATGACGGAACCCAAAAAAAAGAAAATATTTGACGTTATCGTGAGTATCGAAAACAAGCCATTCCTCAACGATCCTGAAGGTGAAACAGTGCTTAACGATCTTATTCTCA
This Candidatus Nitrosocosmicus oleophilus DNA region includes the following protein-coding sequences:
- a CDS encoding transcription initiation factor IIB, with the translated sequence MVSNDVDLVNECPECHANLVQDAVKGEFVCSICGYVVEENLVYQGPDAYVSDPGQKSNTLRASGVNSIAYHDYGLHTEIDNQCKDYSGRHFNDDIRKSVVNLRKWNNIIRISNSKDRRLSNVLSKINEICSLMSFPKVVCETAALIYRNYENRNDTKGKSSASMAAAAIYYACKICKILRSLNEIVHHNGNTEDTSENLKLASKYYRSMVLICENDDTSMVIQGQNKITDFLRHDPKTGNKNKQSFTIINMQSININQYISKLANTAKFDVKIERLAIEIAKKTENHLLSDGKSPNGIAAAYLYLASVLLGINILQMDISRLAGVTEVTIRNRCKDILTCFRITLKVKPILKI
- a CDS encoding H/ACA ribonucleoprotein complex subunit GAR1; the protein is MTEEYVSNSDYRILTMELLGEILHFSKSGRLIVRVENNGSQVKSGLMVLDNKEKRIGKIAELIGSVNSPYASIIPFVQAKNKMAGLKVYFTVMGKKDFFSKSKNKKKIKNNKK